A window of Akkermansiaceae bacterium contains these coding sequences:
- a CDS encoding Gfo/Idh/MocA family oxidoreductase, producing MTGQKNKIIRWGIVGTGNIAHKFALGLKLLDDSELVAVASRTMASAGRFGDEFGVKHRHTDIAALAANPEVDIVYIATPNTAHCANTLTALEGGKAVLCEKPFAMNAAEATSMIHAARAKGLFLMEAVWSFFFPAMEKVRSLIASGALGEIRLLQSNFCFRAAYNPDGRLFSPELGGGALLDVGIYNVALARMVYQRQPDQIRSMAHIGETGVDEQSSAIFGYEGGAMEMMTSSVRTGNPRHEAMILGTGGHIRIPHMFWQPDQIIVKVGDGPEQTLNFDRIGGGINYEAAAVAQCLRNGGLESAVIPLATTLDNIRTLDRCRAQWGLVYPSERPDPRN from the coding sequence ATGACTGGACAAAAAAACAAAATCATCCGCTGGGGAATTGTCGGAACGGGTAACATCGCCCATAAGTTCGCGCTGGGCTTGAAGCTGTTGGACGACTCGGAACTGGTTGCCGTGGCATCGAGGACGATGGCTTCAGCTGGTCGTTTTGGCGACGAGTTTGGAGTCAAGCACCGGCACACTGACATCGCCGCGCTGGCCGCCAACCCTGAGGTCGACATCGTCTATATCGCCACCCCTAACACGGCACACTGCGCCAACACCCTCACCGCCCTTGAGGGAGGTAAAGCCGTGCTTTGTGAAAAACCCTTCGCCATGAACGCAGCGGAGGCCACAAGCATGATCCATGCAGCCCGCGCCAAGGGACTGTTTCTCATGGAGGCCGTGTGGTCGTTTTTTTTCCCGGCGATGGAGAAAGTCCGCTCCCTCATCGCCTCGGGTGCGCTCGGTGAAATCCGGCTGCTCCAATCGAACTTCTGCTTCCGGGCCGCCTACAATCCAGACGGCAGGCTGTTTTCCCCGGAACTCGGCGGTGGCGCCCTGCTCGATGTCGGGATCTATAACGTCGCCCTGGCCAGAATGGTCTACCAACGACAACCGGACCAAATCCGCAGCATGGCACACATCGGGGAAACGGGAGTCGATGAGCAGTCGTCCGCCATCTTCGGTTACGAAGGTGGTGCCATGGAGATGATGACCAGCTCGGTCCGCACCGGCAACCCACGGCACGAAGCGATGATCCTTGGCACCGGGGGCCACATCAGGATACCCCACATGTTCTGGCAACCGGACCAGATCATCGTCAAGGTGGGTGACGGACCCGAACAAACGCTCAACTTCGACCGCATCGGTGGGGGTATCAACTACGAGGCCGCAGCCGTCGCGCAATGCCTGCGCAACGGTGGGTTGGAATCCGCCGTCATCCCCTTGGCCACCACCCTTGACAACATCAGGACCCTCGACCGCTGCCGCGCGCAGTGGGGGCTGGTCTACCCCTCGGAACGCCCGGACCCGCGCAATTAA
- a CDS encoding NnrS family protein — translation MRDSLYAASEMMSKTSRALRMAATEPYRIFFPVALLASVTGVMLWPLFYWGQLSYYPLFSHARLMIEGFVGGFAIGFLTTALPKMLNAKPLRVWQMLLILVLFISFCTAHALGHLRTGDGLFTVTMALTVALMLVRLVKGNAVPPPGMALAGLGLLCGIAGAAWSAVFGFTADMHWTQFMQRLLYQAFILFPLLGVGGFIFPMILGTTNRHARLGNPQMRKEWRAKAAESALLGVILIFTYWVEVHGGVKMMSWVRVALCGVWITKESGWLLRKKAKGIMPLSLRAGIVCLLGGMVATGILEQNKIALDHMLYIGGFGLITMMVATRVIYGHSGQGDKFQKWVKPVIWCVGLLLFGMATRVSADFMVHINSTLRVSHHIYAAACWVVVSIIWGIAVMPSVRKAPFPTFVKPTPKPTDKPSLMDMDFRKK, via the coding sequence ATGCGTGACTCTCTTTATGCTGCCTCCGAGATGATGAGCAAGACGTCAAGAGCGCTGCGGATGGCGGCGACCGAGCCCTACCGGATTTTTTTCCCCGTTGCCTTGTTGGCAAGTGTGACCGGAGTCATGCTTTGGCCATTGTTTTACTGGGGCCAGCTTTCCTACTACCCGCTGTTCTCGCACGCCCGACTGATGATCGAGGGTTTTGTGGGTGGTTTTGCCATTGGATTTCTCACCACGGCACTTCCGAAGATGCTCAACGCCAAGCCTCTGCGTGTCTGGCAAATGTTATTGATCCTGGTGCTGTTCATCAGTTTCTGCACCGCGCACGCGCTGGGGCATCTCCGTACCGGTGACGGACTGTTTACGGTGACGATGGCGCTGACGGTGGCGCTGATGCTGGTCCGGCTGGTGAAAGGCAACGCGGTCCCCCCCCCGGGAATGGCACTTGCGGGTCTGGGGCTGCTCTGCGGCATCGCCGGCGCTGCGTGGTCGGCGGTCTTCGGGTTCACCGCTGACATGCATTGGACACAATTCATGCAACGGCTGCTCTACCAGGCGTTTATACTGTTTCCTTTGTTAGGTGTGGGTGGCTTTATTTTCCCAATGATCCTGGGAACCACCAATCGGCACGCCCGGCTCGGCAATCCGCAGATGCGCAAAGAGTGGCGGGCCAAAGCGGCTGAAAGCGCGCTGCTTGGGGTGATTCTAATCTTCACCTACTGGGTGGAAGTGCATGGGGGGGTAAAAATGATGTCCTGGGTCAGGGTCGCACTCTGCGGCGTGTGGATCACCAAGGAAAGCGGTTGGTTATTGAGAAAAAAGGCCAAGGGCATCATGCCTCTGTCGCTGCGCGCGGGCATCGTCTGCCTTCTCGGTGGTATGGTTGCCACGGGCATCCTGGAGCAAAATAAAATCGCCCTCGACCACATGCTCTACATCGGTGGCTTCGGACTGATTACCATGATGGTGGCGACGCGTGTCATCTACGGGCACAGTGGCCAGGGCGACAAATTCCAGAAATGGGTCAAACCGGTCATCTGGTGTGTCGGCTTGTTACTGTTTGGCATGGCCACCCGGGTATCGGCCGACTTTATGGTGCACATCAACAGCACCCTCAGAGTCAGCCACCACATCTACGCCGCCGCTTGCTGGGTGGTTGTCAGCATCATCTGGGGTATCGCGGTGATGCCTTCTGTTAGGAAGGCACCCTTTCCCACATTTGTGAAACCCACACCCAAGCCGACTGACAAACCATCGCTGATGGATATGGATTTCAGGAAAAAGTAG
- a CDS encoding c-type cytochrome → MKYTVAAGFAILAILAWLLPRQSGGDRAKDEAAAVSADAYQTVCSACHGDRGQGNMDIGAPSIASLPRWYVEKQVDNFRKGLRGDHPADHTGQAMRAAILALTDKRIDEALDTLEAFPVVEHEPTITADLERGAHLYRENCMECHRFNGRGEISFGSSHLAGLQDWYLLAQWNKFKAGTRGYHPEDEDGAKMRKAAGYLSNDDEARDVILYISTLSKQYPEDKNTKIQTPKTKE, encoded by the coding sequence ATGAAATACACCGTAGCCGCAGGTTTCGCCATTCTCGCCATCCTCGCATGGCTGCTTCCCCGGCAGTCCGGCGGTGACCGGGCCAAGGATGAGGCAGCGGCGGTGTCGGCGGATGCCTATCAAACCGTCTGCTCTGCCTGCCATGGCGACCGCGGACAGGGAAACATGGACATCGGTGCTCCCTCGATCGCCTCCCTGCCAAGGTGGTATGTCGAAAAGCAGGTCGATAATTTCCGTAAGGGCCTGCGCGGGGACCACCCGGCCGATCATACGGGTCAGGCAATGCGCGCAGCGATCCTCGCTCTAACAGACAAGCGGATCGACGAGGCCCTCGACACGCTGGAGGCATTTCCCGTGGTGGAACATGAGCCGACCATCACTGCCGACCTTGAACGGGGTGCCCATCTCTACCGCGAGAACTGCATGGAGTGCCACCGCTTTAATGGTCGGGGTGAAATCTCCTTTGGCAGCTCACACCTCGCCGGTTTGCAGGACTGGTATCTACTCGCCCAATGGAATAAATTCAAGGCGGGCACACGCGGTTACCACCCGGAAGACGAGGATGGCGCAAAGATGCGCAAGGCGGCCGGCTATCTGTCCAACGACGACGAGGCCCGCGATGTCATCCTCTACATCTCCACCTTGTCAAAACAATATCCAGAGGATAAAAACACAAAAATCCAAACTCCAAAAACCAAAGAATAG
- a CDS encoding metallopeptidase, protein MHVEKSLRDHARLKPAITLLDGKFAEIEKHINPAILPRLKTVPFWLNKDLRSGACYHPNPEWLAANDRMPEKVRSIEIQNIHHFIDWEKTQPMMVLHELAHAFHHQVHGFQNPVITAAYKNMLASGKYEKVRHVNGKTQRHYGLNNEKEYFAECTEAYFGKNDFFPFTRADLKQFDPQGYAMVESLWKTRSKEQPTNNKAVPARP, encoded by the coding sequence GTGCACGTTGAGAAGTCGCTGCGAGACCATGCCCGGCTCAAGCCGGCCATCACGCTGCTGGACGGCAAGTTCGCCGAAATTGAGAAACACATCAACCCGGCGATTTTACCCAGACTCAAAACCGTCCCGTTCTGGCTTAATAAAGACCTGCGCAGCGGGGCGTGTTATCACCCGAATCCCGAATGGCTGGCGGCCAACGACCGTATGCCGGAGAAAGTCCGCAGTATCGAGATACAGAACATTCACCATTTTATCGATTGGGAAAAAACACAGCCGATGATGGTGTTGCACGAACTGGCCCACGCTTTCCACCACCAGGTACATGGTTTTCAAAATCCAGTGATTACGGCGGCGTATAAAAACATGCTTGCCAGCGGAAAATATGAAAAGGTGAGGCATGTCAACGGCAAGACCCAGAGGCATTATGGCCTCAATAACGAAAAAGAATACTTCGCCGAGTGTACGGAGGCCTACTTTGGTAAAAACGATTTTTTCCCCTTCACCCGTGCGGACTTAAAGCAGTTTGATCCACAAGGCTACGCGATGGTGGAGTCGCTCTGGAAAACAAGGTCAAAAGAACAACCAACCAACAACAAAGCTGTTCCAGCCCGCCCCTGA
- a CDS encoding sulfatase-like hydrolase/transferase: MRNKMTAVAIMSLGMATLSMAADKPNIVILFSDDAGYADFGFQPDCEQDMKKLTPHIDTIARDGVRLSNAYMSGCVCSPSRAGLMTGRYQERFGYDNNLPPGFKGGVDLNETFGVKRLQKLGYKTGLIGKWHLGYPAEFHPNKRGYDWFYGLLQGSRPYFSIAKPSPHRVILDNDKPTKEEGYVTDRLGAAACRFISRHKDEPFYLFVSFTAPHGPLQPKQEDLARLAHIGEKRRKNYAGLIVSLDDNVGKILKSIKDNGIEDNTIVIFTNDNGGQTSTGAMNTPLKGKKGGLWEGGVRVPWAMRWPGKIKAGGVIDEPIISLDILPTFVEATGNRVGEGWNLDGRSFLPLLTGAAHSQPTRALHWRQHGSKGSISLREGKWKLIHNRGEAGAQPELYDLSQDPGESKNLAAQQPEVVAGLLVKMKDWEKQLKEPLWGAGAPGREAKTPKKPKKDKKNKHQPAQ; the protein is encoded by the coding sequence ATGAGAAATAAAATGACCGCCGTCGCCATCATGTCACTGGGCATGGCCACCTTGTCCATGGCTGCTGACAAACCCAACATCGTCATCCTCTTTTCCGATGATGCCGGATACGCCGATTTCGGCTTTCAGCCGGACTGCGAGCAGGATATGAAAAAACTGACTCCGCACATCGACACGATCGCCCGTGATGGCGTGCGGCTGTCCAACGCCTACATGTCGGGTTGCGTTTGTTCCCCCTCACGTGCGGGTTTGATGACGGGGCGCTACCAGGAACGTTTCGGGTACGATAACAACCTGCCCCCCGGCTTTAAGGGCGGTGTGGATCTCAATGAAACCTTCGGGGTGAAACGCCTCCAGAAGCTCGGTTACAAAACCGGCCTGATCGGCAAATGGCACCTCGGTTATCCGGCGGAGTTCCATCCTAACAAGCGTGGCTATGACTGGTTTTACGGCTTGCTGCAAGGGTCACGCCCGTATTTTTCAATCGCTAAGCCATCGCCACACCGGGTGATTCTGGACAATGACAAGCCCACCAAGGAGGAGGGCTACGTGACCGATCGCCTTGGCGCTGCTGCCTGTCGTTTTATCAGCCGACACAAAGACGAGCCATTTTACTTGTTTGTCTCCTTTACCGCACCCCATGGTCCGCTGCAGCCGAAGCAGGAGGATCTCGCACGGCTGGCGCATATCGGGGAAAAGCGGCGTAAAAACTACGCGGGGCTCATTGTTTCGCTCGACGACAACGTGGGTAAAATACTCAAATCGATCAAGGACAACGGCATCGAGGACAATACCATCGTGATTTTCACCAACGACAACGGTGGCCAGACCAGCACGGGCGCCATGAACACCCCGCTCAAGGGTAAAAAAGGCGGACTGTGGGAAGGTGGTGTCAGGGTCCCCTGGGCGATGCGTTGGCCAGGCAAGATCAAAGCCGGTGGGGTGATTGACGAGCCCATTATCTCCCTCGATATACTGCCAACCTTTGTCGAAGCCACCGGCAACCGGGTGGGCGAGGGCTGGAACCTGGATGGTCGTAGTTTCCTGCCACTGCTCACAGGAGCCGCGCACTCACAACCGACACGCGCCCTGCACTGGCGCCAGCATGGCTCAAAAGGCAGCATCTCCCTCCGCGAGGGCAAGTGGAAGCTGATCCACAACCGTGGTGAAGCGGGCGCGCAGCCCGAACTCTACGACCTATCGCAGGACCCTGGCGAAAGCAAAAACCTCGCAGCACAGCAACCCGAGGTGGTGGCAGGCCTGTTGGTCAAAATGAAGGATTGGGAAAAACAGCTCAAGGAGCCACTATGGGGTGCGGGCGCACCTGGTCGGGAGGCCAAAACCCCCAAAAAGCCCAAAAAGGATAAGAAGAACAAACATCAACCTGCCCAATAA
- a CDS encoding sulfatase-like hydrolase/transferase, whose translation MKTLLTLFLSCSASLVIGANIKQPNIILVMCDDLGWGDVGFNGGTTIKTPHLDTMASQSLVFDRFYSASAVCSPTRGSVVTGRNPYRYGIVTANKGHMKPEEFTIYEALKTVGYRTGHFGKWHLGTLTKTVKESNRGGPKGVKDYSPPWDNGVDVTFATEAKVPTYDPMDKPGPKTQGDFRKPSKQGWWPVGEDAEHDAYGTHYWTGPGQMVDPKTLKGDDSKIIVDHAIPFIKENAQNKNPFLAVIWLHAPHLPVVAGKEHTDLYPDADGFHANYYGCVSAIDDQVGRLRKTLRDLGIADNTLLAFTSDNGPEGDAKSPGSAADFSGRKRSLHEGGIRVPGLIEWPAKMKTPTRTDVPAGTMDYFSTIMAITGFKMPDARPLDGINLLPLLDGTMKKRPAPIGFLFGSQSAWTDNQYKIYKGKKGKGWELYDITKDPSEKSDFAKTKPEVLAQMTKAFGVWSKSVDHSASGGDYNK comes from the coding sequence ATGAAAACTTTACTGACCCTGTTTCTATCTTGCAGTGCATCCCTTGTTATCGGTGCGAATATCAAGCAGCCTAACATCATTCTCGTCATGTGTGATGACCTGGGTTGGGGGGATGTGGGGTTTAATGGCGGCACCACGATCAAGACGCCCCACCTCGATACCATGGCCAGTCAGTCGTTGGTATTTGACCGTTTCTACTCGGCCTCAGCCGTGTGCTCACCCACGCGTGGCAGTGTGGTCACCGGCAGGAATCCCTATCGTTACGGAATAGTCACCGCCAACAAAGGCCACATGAAGCCGGAGGAATTCACCATTTATGAAGCGTTAAAAACAGTGGGTTACCGCACTGGACACTTCGGGAAATGGCACCTCGGCACGCTTACCAAGACCGTCAAGGAATCCAACCGTGGTGGCCCGAAGGGAGTGAAGGATTATTCGCCACCGTGGGACAACGGTGTGGATGTCACCTTTGCCACCGAAGCCAAGGTCCCGACCTACGACCCGATGGACAAACCTGGTCCGAAAACACAGGGGGATTTTCGTAAGCCGTCAAAGCAAGGATGGTGGCCGGTCGGCGAAGATGCCGAACACGATGCCTATGGCACCCACTACTGGACCGGCCCCGGACAAATGGTTGATCCCAAGACACTCAAGGGCGACGACTCGAAAATCATCGTCGATCACGCCATTCCCTTCATCAAGGAAAATGCCCAAAACAAAAACCCCTTCCTCGCCGTCATCTGGCTGCACGCACCGCATCTTCCCGTTGTCGCTGGTAAAGAACACACCGACCTCTACCCGGATGCCGACGGCTTCCATGCAAACTACTACGGCTGTGTTTCCGCCATCGATGACCAGGTCGGCCGACTGCGTAAGACACTGCGTGATCTGGGTATCGCCGACAACACCCTGTTAGCCTTTACCAGTGACAACGGGCCGGAGGGTGATGCCAAATCGCCAGGCTCGGCTGCCGATTTCTCTGGCCGCAAACGCAGCCTCCATGAAGGTGGTATCCGGGTGCCCGGCCTGATCGAGTGGCCGGCTAAAATGAAAACTCCTACCCGCACTGATGTTCCAGCCGGAACGATGGACTACTTTTCCACCATCATGGCGATCACGGGATTCAAGATGCCCGATGCACGGCCACTCGACGGTATCAACCTTCTTCCGCTTCTCGATGGAACGATGAAAAAACGACCAGCACCCATCGGTTTCCTCTTTGGTAGCCAGTCCGCCTGGACCGATAACCAATACAAAATTTACAAAGGCAAAAAAGGCAAGGGTTGGGAACTTTATGACATCACCAAGGACCCGTCTGAAAAAAGCGACTTTGCCAAGACCAAGCCTGAAGTCCTTGCACAAATGACCAAGGCGTTTGGGGTGTGGAGTAAATCCGTCGACCACAGCGCCAGTGGCGGCGACTACAACAAGTAG
- a CDS encoding type II toxin-antitoxin system HicA family toxin: MPRKIRQLIKDLKKAGFEQISGAGKGSHRKFVHDRFPGAVTLSGKEGADAKHYQEREVKNAIEKIKQ; encoded by the coding sequence GTGCCCCGCAAAATTCGCCAACTGATCAAAGATCTGAAAAAAGCTGGGTTTGAGCAAATTTCAGGTGCAGGAAAAGGATCTCACCGTAAATTTGTCCACGACAGGTTTCCTGGAGCTGTAACCCTCAGCGGAAAAGAGGGTGCGGATGCCAAGCATTACCAAGAAAGGGAAGTCAAGAACGCGATTGAAAAAATCAAACAATGA
- a CDS encoding pilus assembly protein HicB, producing the protein MKTIDKYHMWVEWSDEDQCYIGKCPDLITGIHGDDPVTVFQELNQVVKDVIEHLESSGKSLPRVRTRPMMEVAT; encoded by the coding sequence ATGAAGACTATAGATAAATACCATATGTGGGTGGAATGGTCTGATGAAGATCAATGTTACATCGGCAAGTGCCCAGACTTGATCACAGGAATTCATGGTGATGATCCGGTCACTGTTTTCCAGGAATTAAACCAGGTCGTGAAAGACGTGATAGAGCACCTTGAATCCAGCGGCAAGTCGCTTCCCCGTGTTCGAACCCGCCCAATGATGGAAGTGGCGACGTAG
- a CDS encoding sulfatase, with product MAATAAGVQASTAVDRPGVQASTAGDRQGVQASTAGDRPGVQASTAGDPKGVQASTAGDRQGVQASTAGDPKGVQASIKPNILWIYVEDLSPWMESYGYPVNAGKTPTLDRLSDSGVRFSRAYVPAPVCSACRSAMITGVYQTTTGTHNHRSSRTAASAIHLPKGIKTLPQIFRENGYATFNQGKDDYNFAYHRSEHYSIGNPKPKNGFYGQKGSGDWTKLPAGKPWFGQIQLQGGKANTGRLKDKVDPATMKVPPYFPDEEIFRKDWAHHYDTMRVTDGHVAAIMKKLKDTGQLGNTIVFFFSDHGNNHSLRHKQFCYEGGVHVPLIITGPGIPQKTVRTELMSTLDICATSLALAGIPLPDHLDGRDLFAKDYQKRDYVISARDRCDYTIDRIRTVRTEKFRYIRNFLTDRILLQPQYRDPQPQTRRLRELHASGKLGDIPEWAFFGKRPTEELYDMEKDPHQVDNLADDPKFAGELKRHRTILDDWIRETGDKGQSPESEAGLRAVYQRWGKFCVNPEYDFIKKGGGAKKPKQKNTPKAPKNSP from the coding sequence ATGGCGGCTACAGCGGCAGGAGTGCAAGCTTCTACAGCGGTCGACCGCCCGGGAGTGCAAGCTTCTACGGCGGGCGACCGCCAGGGAGTGCAAGCCTCTACGGCGGGCGACCGCCCGGGAGTGCAAGCTTCTACAGCGGGCGACCCCAAGGGAGTGCAAGCCTCTACGGCGGGCGACCGCCAGGGAGTGCAAGCTTCTACGGCGGGCGACCCCAAGGGAGTGCAAGCCTCTATAAAACCCAACATCCTCTGGATCTATGTCGAGGATCTTTCCCCATGGATGGAGTCGTATGGCTACCCCGTCAACGCGGGCAAAACCCCCACACTGGACCGGCTCTCTGACAGCGGGGTCCGTTTTTCCCGTGCCTACGTCCCCGCCCCGGTCTGTTCGGCATGCCGGTCAGCGATGATCACCGGCGTCTATCAGACGACCACGGGAACACACAACCACCGCTCGTCCCGCACAGCGGCATCGGCGATCCATTTGCCCAAGGGGATCAAAACCCTGCCGCAGATTTTCCGGGAAAACGGCTACGCCACATTCAACCAGGGCAAGGACGACTATAACTTTGCCTACCATCGCAGCGAGCATTATTCGATCGGGAATCCCAAACCCAAAAATGGTTTTTATGGGCAGAAAGGCAGCGGCGACTGGACCAAGCTCCCCGCCGGCAAGCCATGGTTTGGCCAGATCCAGCTGCAGGGGGGGAAAGCGAATACGGGTAGACTTAAGGACAAGGTGGACCCGGCCACGATGAAAGTGCCACCCTACTTTCCGGACGAGGAGATCTTCCGCAAGGACTGGGCGCACCACTATGACACCATGCGGGTCACCGACGGGCATGTGGCGGCCATTATGAAAAAACTCAAGGACACCGGGCAGCTCGGCAACACCATCGTCTTTTTCTTCTCAGACCACGGCAACAATCACTCCCTGCGTCACAAGCAGTTCTGTTACGAAGGCGGGGTGCACGTTCCGCTGATCATCACCGGGCCCGGCATCCCCCAAAAAACGGTGCGCACCGAGCTGATGAGCACGCTGGATATCTGCGCCACCTCGCTCGCCCTGGCTGGTATCCCGCTGCCCGACCACCTCGACGGCCGGGACCTCTTTGCCAAGGACTACCAAAAACGCGATTACGTCATCTCCGCCCGCGACCGCTGCGACTACACCATCGACCGCATCCGCACCGTACGCACGGAGAAGTTCCGCTACATCCGCAATTTTCTAACAGACAGGATTCTGCTCCAGCCCCAATACCGTGATCCCCAGCCACAGACCAGGCGCCTGCGCGAGCTTCACGCCAGCGGCAAACTGGGTGACATCCCCGAGTGGGCATTTTTCGGCAAACGCCCGACGGAGGAACTCTACGACATGGAAAAAGATCCGCACCAGGTCGACAACCTGGCCGATGATCCGAAGTTCGCCGGGGAGCTGAAAAGGCACCGCACCATCCTGGACGACTGGATCAGGGAGACCGGTGACAAAGGCCAGAGTCCGGAATCGGAAGCTGGCCTGAGAGCGGTTTATCAACGATGGGGTAAATTCTGCGTGAACCCCGAGTATGATTTCATCAAGAAAGGCGGTGGTGCAAAAAAGCCAAAGCAGAAGAATACCCCCAAGGCTCCAAAAAACTCTCCGTAA